One genomic window of Eisenibacter elegans DSM 3317 includes the following:
- a CDS encoding cation diffusion facilitator family transporter, producing MAHAHSGNTTSPTECCHHHHSSEGTHSPLTHKAPTHIHSACGHQHSVSDNLWVAFLLNLSFTLIELVGGLWTNSIAILSDALHDLGDTLSIGLALFLERRAQAPADERFHFGYRRLSVLSAFLTAGVLLVGSIGILWVAIPRLWQPEAVHAPGMAALAVLGIVVNGVAVLRLKRGHKHSLNQQAVRLHLLEDALGWVIVLLGSLAMWVWGLPWLDPLLSIGLALYILRNAARTAYKSLLLMMQAAPTQVDTTLLRQQLASLPNVLSVSKLQLWSFDGEHHAAILSLETQAPLSAENHRQLYQSAEAVLQKADIIMPHISIIPKEPHQT from the coding sequence ATGGCTCACGCACACTCGGGCAACACAACATCTCCAACGGAATGTTGCCACCATCATCACTCTTCGGAGGGAACACATTCTCCCCTAACACACAAAGCCCCTACACACATCCATAGCGCGTGTGGGCATCAGCATAGCGTCAGTGATAACCTTTGGGTGGCTTTTTTGCTCAACCTCAGCTTTACGCTGATAGAACTTGTGGGGGGCTTGTGGACCAACTCCATCGCCATTCTGTCTGATGCACTACACGACCTAGGCGACACACTCAGCATTGGCTTGGCCTTATTTTTGGAAAGACGTGCGCAAGCCCCTGCCGACGAGCGCTTCCATTTTGGATACCGGCGTTTGTCGGTCTTGTCAGCTTTTTTGACAGCCGGGGTGCTCTTGGTGGGCAGTATCGGCATTTTGTGGGTGGCTATCCCTCGTCTGTGGCAGCCCGAAGCTGTACACGCCCCAGGAATGGCAGCCTTGGCGGTATTGGGCATTGTAGTCAATGGTGTGGCGGTATTGCGCCTCAAGCGCGGCCACAAACATTCGCTCAACCAGCAGGCCGTCAGGCTACATTTACTAGAAGACGCGCTGGGCTGGGTGATTGTCTTGCTTGGCAGCTTGGCTATGTGGGTCTGGGGTTTGCCTTGGCTCGACCCGCTGCTCTCTATCGGTTTGGCTTTGTATATTTTGCGTAATGCTGCCCGGACAGCCTACAAGAGCTTGCTCTTGATGATGCAGGCTGCTCCTACTCAGGTAGATACAACGCTATTGCGCCAGCAACTGGCCTCCCTGCCCAATGTGTTGTCGGTTAGCAAGCTCCAACTTTGGAGCTTCGATGGGGAGCATCACGCGGCCATCCTGAGCCTAGAGACTCAGGCTCCCCTATCAGCCGAAAACCATCGGCAGCTCTACCAATCAGCAGAAGCGGTTTTGCAAAAAGCGGATATCATCATGCCCCACATCAGCATCATCCCCAAAGAGCCACACCAAACCTGA
- a CDS encoding mechanosensitive ion channel family protein, which produces MLNLFRAQAFYKPTWRSRLIFVLESSFLIGVLLLNNRFNNFIKTYLHVPEKFLQALAFFLISGLIINFSRLAILQFYVQGNQRVGLRSNFVLGINRIASLLFYVMIFLTSLLLFEVDVRQLFTSLSIVAAALAITLKDYINNVINGLIIMFADQISLNDYIEIDQLRGRIIDITLLNVHLATDDDELIYIPNTTVLNANIINYTKRAIKKINFEFEIAYPYIHDVKHLEQFLIAAIETEPRYRAYIEPNSYNLKTVQIYKDHALLRFQYNSQSTDRDIEIKIRRRIARKLIEYIHRQSQ; this is translated from the coding sequence ATGCTCAACCTATTTCGTGCACAAGCCTTCTATAAACCTACTTGGCGCTCTCGATTGATATTCGTTCTCGAAAGCAGCTTTCTTATTGGGGTTTTGTTATTGAACAACCGATTCAATAATTTTATCAAAACCTATCTCCACGTTCCCGAGAAGTTTTTGCAAGCGCTGGCTTTCTTTCTTATTTCGGGGCTTATTATCAACTTTAGCCGCTTGGCCATCTTGCAGTTTTATGTGCAAGGCAACCAACGGGTAGGGCTTCGGAGCAATTTTGTCTTGGGTATCAACCGCATTGCGTCGTTGTTGTTTTATGTGATGATTTTTCTGACCTCCCTGTTGCTTTTTGAGGTCGATGTACGGCAGTTGTTTACCTCCTTGAGTATTGTGGCGGCAGCCTTGGCCATCACCCTCAAAGACTATATCAACAATGTTATCAATGGCTTAATCATTATGTTTGCCGACCAGATATCGCTCAACGACTATATCGAAATAGATCAGCTCCGAGGGCGAATCATTGACATCACGCTGCTGAATGTGCACCTGGCTACAGACGATGATGAGCTGATTTATATTCCCAACACCACCGTGCTCAATGCCAATATCATCAACTATACCAAGAGAGCCATCAAGAAAATAAACTTTGAGTTCGAAATTGCTTATCCATACATTCACGACGTAAAACACCTAGAACAGTTCCTTATCGCGGCCATAGAGACAGAGCCGCGTTACCGTGCCTATATAGAGCCTAATAGCTACAACCTCAAAACAGTACAGATTTACAAAGACCACGCCCTGTTACGCTTTCAATACAACAGCCAAAGCACTGACAGAGACATCGAAATCAAAATCCGCCGGCGTATCGCCCGCAAACTCATCGAATATATTCACCGACAGAGCCAATAA